A section of the Pedobacter sp. HDW13 genome encodes:
- a CDS encoding TonB-dependent receptor — protein sequence MTVSSNFGTYQINVKTDAVLVFSYLGTKTVEQKINGRTTIDVKLQDDANNLNDVVVIGYGQTVQRKDLTGAIASLKGSEIAKTPVANVAQALQGRMAGVQVTMPSGDPGSTPQIKIRGGSSITQSNEPLYVVDGVPQTDGLAFLDPTDIESVDVMKDAASTAVYGARGANGVILITTKQSKGGKTTISYDGYVGVQKAPKFLPVLSPYEYMLYTYENSTRDATRAQKFLTSFGTFESLATTYGNREGINWQDEIFGGSASSQYHKIGINGGSGDTKYNLFYSRNINDGLMLKSGANRDIAKLAVTNNPSKKIKLNGIVNYSNQKIYGSGGTQEGGNARLSMLQTLLQYRPVNLPNVSDVGLIDDVLDPLDDAGNPAFQSPIVTINTRLRDQRIRSLNANATARYAISNKFTYNGLVGFTNTSRVDKTFNDSESITAIRNKGASGGIITTFNNRFNYNNTLTYSDVYGKDHKFDITIGQEYIYNYSESVNANATNFPNVNSGWNNLGLGTVAGFPSSFAEEDKLLSFFTRANYSYKGRYIFAGTLRADGSSKFGEENRWGYFPSGSFAWKVTEENFMKSLNFLSDLKLRASYGTSGNNRIANYAALGIFTSGQYASNTSILPTVFQNSLANPFLKWEAVKATNIGLDIGLLKQRIALTVDWFDNRSKDLLYNTRIPASAGFTRQFQNIGSTSSKGIEFTLNTVNIKKSDFNWSTNFNITFNKTKVLKLSDGENSLMTSSYNNSYQDYILQVGQPVGTMFGYQQDGLYQVSDFNYDATAKTYSLKQGVVQDAIAVQPGYIKFKDLNGDGKITDADRTIIGNANPKFSGGINNTFAYKGFDLSIFLNFTQGNKIFNANVKNNLAIASDFSNNLAFQADRWRTINAAGQVVTDPAELTALNQGRNSVASILGNTSGRMYDNVIEDGSFLRISNVNLGYTFPKRWLEKVKIANARIYVTAYNLHVFTNYSGYDPEVSVIDNAITPGVDFSAYPRPRSFVAGINLSL from the coding sequence ATTACGGTTTCTTCTAATTTCGGAACTTATCAAATTAATGTGAAAACCGATGCTGTATTGGTTTTTAGTTATTTAGGTACGAAAACAGTAGAACAGAAAATAAACGGCCGTACTACAATTGATGTAAAATTACAGGACGATGCCAACAACCTGAATGATGTAGTGGTAATTGGTTATGGGCAAACCGTACAACGTAAAGATTTAACGGGAGCCATTGCATCTTTAAAAGGGAGCGAAATTGCAAAGACACCGGTAGCTAATGTTGCCCAGGCCTTACAAGGCCGTATGGCAGGCGTACAGGTAACCATGCCAAGTGGCGATCCGGGTTCTACACCGCAGATTAAAATACGTGGAGGTTCGTCAATTACACAGAGCAACGAACCGCTGTATGTGGTAGATGGTGTGCCTCAAACCGATGGTTTGGCGTTTTTAGATCCAACCGATATTGAGTCGGTTGATGTGATGAAAGATGCTGCATCAACAGCTGTTTACGGCGCCAGGGGAGCTAATGGTGTAATTCTAATTACCACAAAACAATCGAAAGGCGGAAAAACCACCATCAGTTACGATGGTTATGTAGGAGTGCAAAAAGCGCCTAAGTTTTTACCTGTATTGAGTCCGTATGAATATATGCTGTATACCTACGAAAACTCTACACGAGATGCAACCAGGGCACAAAAGTTTTTAACCAGTTTTGGTACTTTCGAATCGCTCGCCACCACTTATGGCAATAGAGAAGGGATTAACTGGCAGGATGAAATATTTGGTGGATCAGCCTCAAGCCAGTATCATAAAATTGGTATAAACGGCGGGAGTGGCGATACCAAATATAATTTATTTTATTCGCGCAATATTAACGATGGTTTGATGCTTAAAAGTGGTGCCAACCGCGATATCGCTAAGCTAGCGGTAACCAATAATCCCAGCAAAAAAATAAAGTTGAACGGGATTGTTAATTATTCTAATCAGAAAATATATGGTTCGGGTGGTACACAGGAAGGTGGCAATGCACGCTTAAGCATGTTACAAACTTTACTGCAATACCGTCCGGTAAATTTACCAAATGTTTCGGATGTAGGCCTGATTGACGATGTTTTAGACCCATTGGATGATGCAGGTAACCCTGCTTTTCAAAGCCCAATTGTAACCATAAATACCCGTTTGCGCGATCAACGTATCCGTTCGTTAAATGCTAACGCTACAGCCAGGTATGCCATTAGCAATAAATTTACCTATAACGGATTGGTAGGTTTTACCAATACCTCGCGGGTTGATAAAACTTTTAACGATTCGGAATCGATTACCGCAATCCGGAATAAAGGAGCTTCGGGAGGCATAATTACTACTTTTAATAACCGGTTTAACTATAATAATACCCTTACTTATAGCGATGTTTATGGTAAAGACCATAAGTTCGATATTACTATAGGTCAGGAGTATATTTATAACTATTCGGAAAGCGTAAATGCAAATGCTACTAATTTTCCGAATGTAAATAGCGGCTGGAATAATCTGGGTTTGGGTACCGTTGCAGGTTTCCCTTCTTCTTTTGCCGAAGAAGATAAGCTATTGTCGTTCTTTACACGCGCCAATTACAGCTACAAGGGCAGGTATATTTTTGCCGGAACATTAAGGGCCGATGGTTCTTCTAAGTTTGGAGAGGAAAACAGATGGGGTTATTTCCCTTCAGGGTCTTTTGCCTGGAAAGTAACCGAAGAAAACTTCATGAAATCGTTAAACTTTTTATCTGATTTGAAATTAAGGGCCAGTTATGGTACCTCTGGTAATAACAGGATTGCCAATTATGCCGCATTGGGCATTTTTACTTCAGGCCAATACGCTTCGAATACCAGTATTTTACCAACTGTGTTTCAAAATAGTTTAGCTAACCCTTTTCTTAAATGGGAGGCGGTTAAAGCAACCAACATTGGTTTGGATATCGGTTTATTGAAACAACGCATTGCCTTAACGGTTGATTGGTTCGATAACCGTTCTAAAGACCTGTTGTACAACACCCGGATTCCGGCAAGTGCTGGTTTTACCCGTCAGTTTCAAAATATTGGCTCTACATCAAGCAAGGGGATCGAGTTTACTTTAAATACGGTAAACATTAAAAAAAGTGACTTTAACTGGAGTACCAATTTCAATATTACCTTCAATAAAACTAAAGTATTGAAATTGAGTGATGGCGAAAATTCATTAATGACCAGCAGTTACAACAATAGCTATCAGGATTACATTTTACAGGTTGGCCAGCCGGTAGGTACCATGTTTGGTTATCAGCAGGATGGGCTTTACCAGGTTAGCGATTTTAATTATGATGCCACTGCCAAAACCTATAGCTTAAAACAAGGCGTTGTACAAGATGCCATTGCCGTACAGCCGGGCTATATTAAATTTAAAGACCTTAACGGCGACGGCAAAATTACCGATGCCGACCGTACCATTATTGGTAATGCCAATCCTAAATTTTCGGGCGGTATTAACAATACCTTTGCTTATAAGGGTTTTGATTTGAGCATATTCCTGAACTTTACGCAAGGCAATAAAATTTTTAACGCCAATGTTAAAAATAACTTAGCCATTGCCAGCGACTTTAGTAATAACCTGGCTTTCCAGGCTGATAGATGGAGAACCATTAATGCAGCAGGGCAGGTGGTTACCGATCCGGCCGAACTAACGGCACTTAATCAGGGTAGAAACTCGGTAGCATCTATATTGGGCAATACCAGCGGCCGCATGTACGACAATGTAATTGAAGATGGTTCTTTTTTGAGAATCAGCAATGTAAATCTGGGTTATACTTTCCCGAAAAGATGGCTTGAAAAGGTTAAAATAGCCAACGCCAGGATATATGTTACCGCTTATAACCTTCACGTATTTACCAATTACTCGGGCTACGATCCGGAGGTTAGTGTTATCGATAATGCGATTACACCGGGTGTAGATTTTAGTGCCTACCCAAGACCGCGATCATTTGTAGCGGGAATTAATCTCTCTCTATAA
- a CDS encoding helix-turn-helix transcriptional regulator — MNKRLGKTLKQFRQKSGLTQQEIAEILFVSRPTYIKWENDIGTPSFLHVYALILHYNITFEDFIGDVVKNLTPNSPRL, encoded by the coding sequence ATGAATAAAAGGTTAGGGAAAACTTTAAAACAATTCAGACAGAAATCTGGACTTACACAACAAGAGATTGCAGAAATATTATTCGTTAGCAGGCCAACCTATATTAAATGGGAAAACGATATAGGTACACCAAGTTTCCTGCATGTGTATGCATTGATACTGCATTACAACATTACTTTCGAAGATTTTATAGGCGATGTGGTTAAAAATTTAACTCCTAATAGTCCTCGTTTGTAA
- a CDS encoding ROK family protein: MITLNNTNMDQSYAIGIDVGGSSLKCGVVNQQGEILYSTLISLKKAKTQGAIIALIVEAIQTCASKVKHPILGVGIGFPGTIYNNKIIAGADNLPGFKQLALGEILQDVTRYNIIMDNDANLMGLGEMTYGAAKDCSDVVFLTVGTGVGGAVMIDNKLYGGFRNRGTELGHIIVQHNGLACACGAKGCLEAYASVTALLKHYQFIHPGIPETDEVDGRYIIEKYLEGEEYAVKAMELHFDYLATGITSFINIFSPEKIVIGGGISEAGAFYTREIERRIKTLAVPVASVNALVVPAKLGNKAGLLGCAANVFQKFKVFDYATK, encoded by the coding sequence ATGATAACTTTAAACAATACCAACATGGATCAATCTTATGCCATTGGAATTGATGTTGGCGGCTCGTCGCTAAAATGCGGGGTAGTAAACCAGCAGGGAGAAATTTTATATTCCACATTAATTTCGTTAAAAAAGGCAAAAACACAAGGTGCAATTATTGCACTTATTGTGGAGGCGATCCAAACCTGCGCGTCAAAAGTTAAGCACCCTATTCTGGGTGTTGGAATAGGATTTCCGGGAACGATATACAACAATAAAATTATTGCCGGTGCCGACAATTTACCAGGCTTTAAGCAACTGGCCCTGGGCGAAATTTTGCAGGATGTAACCCGTTACAACATTATAATGGATAATGATGCCAATTTGATGGGGCTTGGCGAAATGACTTATGGCGCAGCGAAAGATTGCAGTGATGTTGTTTTTCTTACGGTAGGCACAGGAGTAGGAGGGGCTGTTATGATCGATAACAAGTTGTATGGTGGGTTTAGAAACAGAGGAACGGAATTGGGACATATTATTGTGCAACACAACGGTTTAGCCTGTGCATGTGGCGCAAAAGGATGTTTAGAAGCCTATGCTTCGGTAACTGCTTTGTTGAAACACTACCAGTTTATTCATCCGGGGATACCCGAAACAGACGAAGTTGATGGCAGGTACATTATAGAAAAGTATTTGGAAGGAGAAGAATATGCGGTTAAAGCAATGGAACTACATTTCGATTACCTGGCTACAGGTATTACCAGCTTTATCAACATCTTTAGTCCCGAAAAAATTGTAATAGGTGGCGGCATAAGTGAAGCTGGCGCTTTTTATACCAGAGAGATAGAACGGAGAATTAAAACATTAGCCGTACCGGTTGCATCAGTTAATGCATTGGTTGTGCCGGCTAAACTGGGTAACAAAGCCGGTTTGCTGGGCTGTGCCGCTAACGTTTTTCAAAAATTTAAAGTATTTGATTACGCCACGAAATAA
- a CDS encoding M48 family metallopeptidase translates to MNISIYFTAIALFSYSFAYGQILDTANLEVHKSVRIKYSDNKVVESLCVEAGELFSMVQYTKGLALFEKADSLENNNSMIKSGIGWAYMHIPDYVKAIENFHLALAINPRDSSSKRNIMICYLYQKKYDIAIMKGKQYLKEYPNDPESYYNLMTVYYYAKDQKNAIRFGKSPFHFILLKKADQFMMPTTYWV, encoded by the coding sequence ATGAATATTAGCATATATTTTACGGCCATTGCTTTATTTAGCTACTCTTTTGCCTACGGCCAAATATTAGATACAGCAAACCTGGAGGTACATAAGTCAGTTAGAATAAAATATTCAGATAATAAAGTAGTTGAGAGTTTGTGTGTAGAAGCCGGAGAACTGTTTAGCATGGTTCAGTACACAAAAGGTTTAGCGCTCTTTGAAAAAGCAGATTCTTTAGAGAATAATAATTCAATGATTAAATCTGGAATCGGCTGGGCATATATGCATATACCTGATTATGTTAAGGCCATTGAAAATTTTCATTTAGCGCTTGCCATTAATCCTCGTGATTCATCGTCGAAAAGGAATATCATGATCTGTTACTTGTATCAAAAAAAGTATGATATAGCAATAATGAAGGGCAAGCAATATTTAAAAGAATACCCCAATGATCCTGAAAGTTACTATAATTTAATGACGGTATACTATTATGCTAAAGACCAGAAAAATGCCATAAGGTTTGGCAAAAGTCCATTCCACTTTATCTTGCTCAAAAAAGCAGATCAGTTTATGATGCCTACTACTTATTGGGTATGA
- a CDS encoding sensor histidine kinase, translating to MIIEGAFAFILSMGTMVITQVFILGFNNILVSLSIWIPGPTGCALAFAFYNYYIYNNRLKFREKELQIVRLQQQLSQSQLDALSSKINPHFLYNALNSIAGLATSDGLKTRSMAIALSKFFRYNVNKEESNYVSVSEEMEMVLTYLEIEKIRFDERLNYSYNIPNELEDELIPRHILQPLVENAVKHGGQTDNLEINIVMKKDEKNIVLQVADNGKPFDQDFSPGYGIKSLYDKLDLLTSGQYEIAFENHPKQVNITIGEHKKI from the coding sequence ATGATTATTGAAGGCGCTTTTGCCTTTATCCTCAGTATGGGAACTATGGTAATCACTCAAGTATTTATTTTGGGCTTCAATAATATACTTGTATCGCTATCCATCTGGATTCCCGGACCAACTGGTTGTGCGCTGGCTTTCGCTTTTTATAATTATTACATTTATAACAACAGGCTTAAATTCCGTGAAAAGGAATTACAGATTGTCCGCTTGCAACAGCAGCTTTCGCAATCGCAGTTAGATGCTCTATCATCAAAAATAAACCCTCATTTTTTGTACAACGCTTTAAATTCTATTGCCGGCTTAGCCACATCCGACGGTTTAAAGACGAGAAGCATGGCTATTGCACTTTCCAAATTTTTTAGGTATAATGTTAACAAAGAAGAGAGTAACTATGTAAGTGTAAGCGAAGAAATGGAAATGGTATTAACTTACTTAGAGATTGAAAAAATAAGGTTTGATGAGCGTTTGAATTACAGTTATAATATACCCAATGAACTGGAAGACGAGCTGATTCCCCGACATATTTTGCAGCCATTGGTCGAAAATGCGGTAAAACATGGTGGCCAGACAGATAATTTAGAAATAAATATCGTAATGAAAAAGGATGAAAAAAATATCGTACTACAGGTTGCCGATAACGGTAAACCATTCGATCAGGATTTTAGCCCGGGCTATGGCATAAAATCATTGTACGATAAACTCGATCTTTTAACTTCAGGGCAATATGAGATTGCTTTTGAAAATCATCCCAAACAGGTAAATATTACTATCGGTGAACACAAAAAAATATAA
- a CDS encoding DNA-binding transcriptional regulator, producing the protein MKNIREKLGLSQDEMSNLLGMNRSTAGMYEIGSRSLSTWQLKILSKIEMLLQAELEIAPSEKIKIKEQESTVLMIKNMEQRIEKAAFVCLRLKRRLKALTQAYTKTQTLWTIIKQLRLEAHESTQLMAYLDLLEISCLEKIESCGPHLQAQLSFRIKKLEHEQKVAQMIIDEAKID; encoded by the coding sequence ATGAAAAACATTAGAGAAAAATTAGGGCTTTCGCAAGATGAAATGAGCAACCTACTGGGGATGAACAGAAGCACTGCCGGTATGTACGAAATTGGTTCGCGGAGCCTTAGCACCTGGCAGCTTAAAATACTTTCTAAAATAGAAATGTTGTTGCAGGCTGAGTTGGAAATAGCGCCCTCCGAAAAAATTAAAATTAAAGAGCAGGAGAGTACAGTTTTAATGATCAAAAACATGGAGCAACGAATAGAGAAGGCTGCATTTGTTTGTTTAAGGCTGAAGCGGAGATTAAAAGCATTAACTCAGGCTTATACCAAAACACAAACTTTATGGACGATTATTAAACAGTTAAGGCTCGAAGCGCATGAATCGACACAACTGATGGCTTATTTGGATCTGCTCGAAATAAGTTGTTTAGAAAAGATAGAAAGCTGCGGCCCACATTTGCAGGCTCAACTTTCTTTTCGCATTAAAAAGCTGGAGCACGAACAGAAAGTTGCGCAAATGATTATTGATGAAGCAAAAATAGATTGA
- a CDS encoding sulfatase — translation MKFILVYLSFFICLHTVSAQQQSRPNILIIMTDQQTAEAMSIAGNKDLNTPAMDKLAKNGVRFTKAYCAQPLCTPSRTAIFSGKMPFETGFVGNAPEKDGQWSDSLLMMGKIFQQGGYQTGYVGKWHLPVPTKKVSQHGFTYIENTSFLDYNDGATPSFCARFIKENKAKPFLLVASFLNPHDICEWARDEDLKMDVLENAPPPDQCPALPANWQIPASEPQIVRDQQKTVGLRTYPSVNYTPEKWRQYRWAYNRLVEKVDQYIEQVLYSLEKYGVEKNTIIIFTADHGDGYAGHSWNQKQILYEEAAKVPFIVAKMDGSLKPRTDEMLVCNGTDIIPTICGLTGVQKPAYLKGVDISKRLTNPGQNLRDTLVIETDFADNEQLLGINGRAVITKDFKYIVYNKGEIKEQLFNLTNDPGEIKNLAVDKTYRKQLIAMRNYLKRWCKNNGDKFTVAL, via the coding sequence ATGAAATTCATCCTCGTTTACCTAAGCTTTTTTATTTGCCTGCATACGGTTTCTGCGCAACAGCAATCGCGGCCCAATATCCTCATTATCATGACCGACCAGCAAACGGCCGAAGCCATGAGTATTGCCGGTAACAAGGACCTGAATACCCCGGCTATGGATAAGCTGGCCAAAAATGGTGTGCGGTTTACCAAAGCTTATTGTGCACAGCCTTTATGTACACCATCGCGTACGGCCATTTTTAGTGGTAAAATGCCTTTCGAAACCGGCTTTGTTGGTAATGCACCCGAAAAAGACGGGCAATGGTCTGATAGCTTGCTCATGATGGGTAAAATATTTCAACAAGGAGGTTATCAAACAGGTTACGTAGGCAAATGGCATTTACCGGTACCCACAAAAAAAGTAAGTCAGCATGGCTTTACCTATATCGAAAACACCAGTTTTTTAGACTATAATGATGGTGCAACACCTTCATTTTGCGCACGTTTTATAAAAGAAAACAAAGCAAAACCATTCTTGCTGGTGGCATCGTTCCTTAACCCGCACGATATTTGCGAGTGGGCGCGCGATGAAGATTTGAAAATGGATGTGCTGGAAAATGCACCACCGCCCGATCAATGCCCCGCACTGCCGGCCAACTGGCAAATTCCGGCCAGCGAGCCTCAAATTGTACGCGATCAGCAAAAAACAGTTGGTTTACGTACCTATCCATCGGTAAATTATACACCCGAAAAATGGCGGCAATACCGCTGGGCCTATAACCGTTTGGTAGAAAAAGTAGACCAGTATATCGAACAGGTACTTTACTCGCTCGAAAAATATGGCGTAGAAAAAAATACCATCATTATTTTTACTGCCGACCATGGCGATGGTTATGCGGGCCACAGCTGGAACCAAAAACAGATTTTGTACGAAGAGGCGGCTAAGGTGCCTTTCATTGTCGCCAAAATGGATGGCTCGTTGAAACCGAGAACCGATGAGATGTTGGTTTGCAACGGAACAGATATTATTCCTACCATTTGCGGCTTAACCGGTGTACAAAAACCAGCTTATTTAAAAGGTGTTGATATTAGCAAACGGTTAACCAATCCGGGGCAAAACCTGCGCGATACACTTGTTATCGAAACCGATTTTGCAGATAATGAGCAACTACTTGGCATTAATGGCCGGGCGGTAATTACTAAAGATTTCAAATACATTGTTTACAATAAAGGAGAGATTAAGGAGCAGTTATTTAATTTAACCAATGATCCGGGCGAGATCAAAAACCTGGCCGTAGATAAAACTTATAGAAAGCAGCTCATCGCCATGCGCAACTACCTGAAACGCTGGTGCAAAAACAATGGAGATAAATTTACGGTAGCGCTATAA
- a CDS encoding RagB/SusD family nutrient uptake outer membrane protein — MKILTSKIKTCALATALLAVSFTSCKKATEATPYSYFTTANFFSTVDEAQLATTGVYEIMKYPSTYAWYVPLIYDNDSDIQFISDGVTPDWRIIPHYLGIPETPFLYETWSAYYNGIDRANLVIDRIPKMNLYNNGSSEQKTALNRMLGEAKFLRGFYYAELVRLWGDVPFKLKNSETGDDLKLPLTDRYQIYTQIIKDMQEGADLLPAALPTDERINKYGAKAMLARVALAAGGFSLRADGTMQRPADYKDYYKLAQTQINDVVGSGLYALNPDYSMVFKNQSIQKFEPKESLFEAGVYTPTLATTNQSSYGTFNAPQTASNATSPYGNTQNRCFVTKTFYDTFKDGDLRRDFSIAKYSIDASGNRLSLLTNNRIWAPAKWSREYQNNSNLERVNTNINTVLMCYSDVLLMRAEVENELNGGPNTLAYDAINTVRRRAYGQALGGSRVTVALTNGGTGYTTIPVIKFTGGGGTDASAVATISAGKITAITMLNNGFAYTTAPSITITNTGTSTGSGAVATVTLMTGATGVDLPPALSQTAFFQAIQDERAWELCFEGTRKADLIRWNLLGDKIKATQAALKIINTAYPYNAANNFVSGKHELYPIPQNERDVNSGITRNNPKY; from the coding sequence ATGAAAATTTTAACATCAAAAATAAAAACATGTGCCTTAGCAACAGCGTTATTGGCCGTGTCGTTTACCTCGTGTAAAAAAGCTACAGAGGCCACTCCATACTCTTATTTTACTACAGCCAATTTTTTTAGTACTGTAGATGAGGCCCAACTGGCTACTACCGGGGTTTACGAAATTATGAAATACCCGTCTACTTATGCCTGGTATGTACCGCTTATATATGATAATGATTCAGACATCCAGTTTATTAGTGATGGTGTTACGCCCGACTGGAGAATTATTCCGCACTATTTAGGAATTCCTGAAACCCCGTTCTTGTACGAAACCTGGAGTGCCTATTACAATGGTATAGACAGGGCAAACCTGGTAATAGACCGTATTCCGAAAATGAATTTGTACAATAATGGCAGCAGCGAACAAAAAACAGCGCTGAACAGGATGCTGGGCGAAGCTAAATTTTTACGTGGTTTCTACTATGCTGAATTGGTGAGGTTATGGGGCGATGTGCCTTTTAAACTTAAAAATTCGGAAACTGGCGATGATTTAAAACTGCCATTAACCGATCGTTATCAAATTTATACGCAGATTATTAAAGACATGCAGGAAGGAGCCGATTTGCTGCCTGCTGCACTGCCAACCGATGAACGTATAAATAAATATGGTGCCAAAGCCATGCTGGCCAGGGTTGCCTTAGCTGCCGGAGGCTTTTCGTTAAGGGCAGATGGAACCATGCAACGACCTGCAGACTATAAAGATTATTACAAACTGGCGCAAACACAAATTAACGATGTAGTGGGTTCGGGCTTGTACGCCCTTAACCCCGATTATTCGATGGTTTTTAAAAATCAAAGCATACAAAAGTTTGAGCCAAAAGAAAGTCTTTTCGAAGCAGGTGTTTATACCCCCACACTGGCCACAACCAATCAATCCAGTTATGGAACATTTAATGCACCACAAACCGCCAGCAATGCCACTTCTCCTTATGGTAATACGCAAAACCGTTGCTTTGTAACCAAAACTTTTTACGATACTTTTAAAGATGGCGATTTAAGAAGGGATTTTTCGATTGCGAAATACAGTATTGATGCCAGCGGTAACCGGCTTAGCCTGCTTACCAACAACCGGATTTGGGCACCAGCCAAATGGAGCAGGGAATACCAGAACAACTCTAATTTAGAAAGGGTAAATACGAACATTAATACTGTATTAATGTGTTATTCGGATGTACTGCTAATGCGGGCAGAGGTTGAAAATGAATTAAACGGAGGCCCTAATACTTTGGCTTACGATGCCATTAACACTGTACGCCGCCGTGCTTACGGACAGGCGCTTGGTGGTAGCAGGGTTACCGTTGCGCTTACCAATGGTGGTACCGGTTATACTACTATTCCGGTAATTAAATTTACAGGCGGGGGCGGTACCGATGCATCTGCGGTGGCTACCATTAGTGCTGGCAAAATAACCGCCATTACTATGCTGAATAATGGTTTTGCTTATACTACTGCACCCTCAATTACCATTACCAATACCGGAACCAGCACAGGTAGTGGCGCAGTAGCTACTGTTACTTTAATGACAGGTGCTACCGGTGTTGATTTGCCCCCTGCTTTAAGTCAAACTGCTTTCTTTCAGGCTATACAAGATGAACGTGCCTGGGAGTTGTGTTTTGAAGGCACCAGGAAAGCCGATTTAATCAGATGGAACTTGTTAGGCGATAAGATTAAGGCAACCCAGGCTGCGTTAAAAATTATCAATACAGCTTATCCATATAATGCAGCCAATAATTTTGTTTCGGGCAAGCACGAATTATATCCTATTCCACAAAATGAAAGAGATGTAAACAGTGGCATTACCAGGAATAATCCTAAATATTAA
- a CDS encoding LytTR family DNA-binding domain-containing protein translates to MSKRFKTIIVDDEYPARLMMKELISKHLDLIEVIGEAENGKSAIKLINSLKPDLIFLDIQMPDMEAFTMLLKLNHKPMVVFTTAYEQYAIKAFEEHAVDYLLKPIEDARFDKCIVKLRHFVNATPQVIDFNSLKQFFDHLQPKKMITAIPIKIKDKIILVRLSKISYLLAEQGYVIIYTDNGEKFLTELTLSELEDKLPSNFLRVQRSYIINTEKILEINRYFNNRLIILMNDSNDTKIISGTTYINQIRLALDL, encoded by the coding sequence ATGAGTAAAAGATTCAAAACCATCATTGTAGATGATGAATACCCAGCCAGGCTAATGATGAAAGAATTGATTAGTAAGCATTTGGATCTGATTGAGGTTATTGGCGAAGCAGAAAATGGTAAATCGGCAATTAAACTGATCAATAGTTTAAAACCTGACCTCATATTCTTAGATATTCAGATGCCTGACATGGAGGCATTTACTATGCTCCTTAAGCTTAATCATAAACCTATGGTAGTTTTTACAACCGCTTATGAGCAATATGCTATAAAAGCCTTTGAGGAGCATGCCGTTGATTATCTTTTAAAACCCATTGAAGATGCCAGATTTGACAAATGTATTGTAAAGCTCAGGCACTTTGTAAATGCTACACCGCAGGTTATTGATTTTAATAGTTTGAAGCAGTTTTTTGATCATTTGCAACCTAAAAAAATGATTACAGCAATACCGATTAAAATAAAAGATAAAATTATTCTGGTACGCTTAAGTAAAATATCATACTTACTGGCCGAACAGGGCTATGTTATCATTTATACAGATAATGGAGAGAAATTTTTAACAGAACTTACACTATCTGAACTAGAAGATAAACTTCCCTCCAACTTTTTAAGGGTACAACGTTCTTATATTATCAATACTGAAAAAATACTAGAAATTAACCGGTATTTCAATAACCGGCTAATTATTTTAATGAATGATAGCAACGATACAAAAATCATTTCCGGCACTACTTACATTAATCAAATTAGACTGGCACTTGATTTATAA